In a single window of the Caproicibacterium sp. BJN0003 genome:
- a CDS encoding prephenate dehydrogenase: protein MKQKKRIVIVGLGLIGGSLARAFSEYTDSLVTGFDSDPAVLEEALSIGAIQKEADLADLKSADLTYLCLYPGSDIEFVKSHLHAFNPDGIVTDVCGIKTAVCAKLKELSQLGGFTYCGSHPMAGTEKHGFSASQADLFRGASYLIVPCGAPQSAVEILKETAYELGFGRAIITTPEHHDAMIAFTSQIPHALACAYVMSPYCPQHRGFSAGSYRDVSRVANINEVLWSELFLDNAGPLQTELNTLIRNLSAIRDAIAAKDQPKLESLLRQGRLVKEKLGE, encoded by the coding sequence AGCAGAAAAAGCGAATTGTAATTGTAGGTTTAGGGCTGATCGGCGGAAGCCTTGCTCGTGCGTTTTCCGAATATACAGACAGCCTCGTTACCGGATTTGACAGTGATCCTGCCGTTCTGGAAGAAGCCCTCTCTATCGGGGCCATTCAAAAAGAAGCCGATTTAGCCGATTTAAAATCGGCAGATTTGACCTATCTATGCCTTTATCCCGGTTCTGATATTGAATTTGTAAAATCCCATCTGCATGCCTTTAATCCGGATGGAATTGTCACAGACGTCTGCGGAATCAAAACTGCGGTCTGTGCCAAACTGAAAGAACTTTCTCAACTTGGTGGATTCACCTACTGTGGCAGCCATCCGATGGCTGGAACAGAAAAACATGGATTTTCGGCTTCGCAGGCTGATCTGTTCCGTGGTGCAAGCTATCTGATCGTTCCCTGCGGTGCTCCCCAAAGTGCTGTTGAAATTTTAAAAGAAACCGCTTATGAACTTGGCTTTGGCCGCGCCATCATTACAACACCGGAACACCACGACGCAATGATCGCTTTTACGAGTCAGATTCCGCATGCCTTGGCCTGCGCCTATGTGATGAGTCCTTACTGCCCACAGCACCGAGGCTTTTCAGCCGGCAGTTACCGAGACGTTTCCAGAGTCGCCAATATCAACGAAGTGCTCTGGTCCGAACTGTTTTTGGATAATGCAGGACCGCTTCAAACCGAACTCAATACACTGATCCGCAATCTCAGTGCAATTCGGGATGCGATTGCCGCCAAAGATCAACCAAAACTGGAATCTCTTCTTCGGCAAGGTCGTTTAGTAAAGGAGAAATTGGGAGAATGA
- the aroA gene encoding 3-phosphoshikimate 1-carboxyvinyltransferase has product MSSAVISPGSLSGKLSVPPSKSAAHRAIICAALSQGESFLSPVADSKDIEATIRAISVLGAHVALQEDLLRVSGLKKDSLPFGPIPVDCGESGSTLRFLIPIFGVLGIPALFTGHGRLPQRPIGCYLDCLPAHSLTCDTKGGLPLAISGKLTCGTFSLPGNVSSQFITGLLLALPLLKGNSEIVLTTPLQSTAYVEMTIETMVSFGVTVIPTETGWQIPGGQAYHACRFSVERDWSQAAFFLAASALGSDLSFLGLSKDSAQGDRAALELFRKFGAQINWQKDGSLHAKAGTLSGIEIDAGEIPDLVPALAVCAALSPGRTVISNAQRLRIKESDRLKAIHDGLSALGAHIIEKPDGLIINGISAFHGGEVDGFHDHRIVMALSIAALSAESPVTIHGAEAIQKSYPNFFEDFKRLGGNVHVIMG; this is encoded by the coding sequence ATGAGCTCTGCTGTTATTTCTCCAGGGAGCCTCTCTGGAAAGCTTTCTGTTCCACCCAGCAAAAGTGCTGCCCACCGTGCAATTATTTGTGCAGCGCTTTCCCAAGGAGAAAGCTTTCTCTCTCCGGTTGCAGACAGCAAGGATATCGAAGCAACAATCCGTGCTATCTCGGTATTGGGCGCGCATGTTGCGCTGCAAGAAGACCTTTTGCGTGTCTCCGGGCTAAAAAAAGATTCCCTTCCATTCGGTCCCATACCGGTAGACTGCGGAGAAAGTGGCTCCACCCTGCGGTTTTTAATTCCGATTTTCGGTGTTCTGGGGATTCCGGCGCTTTTTACAGGCCATGGGCGCCTTCCGCAAAGGCCGATTGGCTGTTATCTTGACTGCCTACCTGCACATAGCCTTACCTGCGATACAAAAGGTGGTCTTCCATTAGCAATCTCCGGAAAGCTTACCTGCGGCACTTTCTCTTTACCCGGAAACGTCAGCAGTCAGTTTATAACAGGCCTTCTGCTCGCTTTGCCGCTGTTAAAAGGAAACAGTGAAATTGTTTTGACAACGCCGCTGCAAAGTACCGCATATGTGGAAATGACGATCGAAACCATGGTTTCCTTTGGCGTCACGGTCATTCCCACCGAAACCGGGTGGCAGATTCCAGGAGGGCAAGCCTATCATGCCTGCCGGTTCTCTGTCGAACGCGACTGGAGTCAAGCCGCATTTTTTCTCGCAGCATCAGCTCTCGGCAGCGATCTTTCTTTTTTAGGTCTTTCAAAAGACTCTGCTCAGGGAGACCGCGCCGCCTTGGAATTATTTCGAAAATTTGGCGCACAAATAAACTGGCAAAAAGATGGATCTCTTCATGCAAAAGCCGGCACGCTTTCTGGTATTGAGATCGACGCAGGTGAAATTCCGGATCTTGTTCCGGCGCTTGCCGTGTGTGCCGCCCTCAGTCCGGGAAGGACAGTAATATCGAATGCCCAACGGCTACGAATCAAGGAAAGCGACCGTCTAAAAGCAATTCACGACGGGCTTAGTGCTTTAGGTGCCCATATTATAGAAAAGCCGGACGGGCTGATTATCAATGGAATCTCGGCTTTTCATGGTGGAGAAGTGGATGGCTTCCATGATCATCGAATCGTGATGGCGCTTTCGATTGCTGCTCTCTCTGCCGAGAGTCCGGTAACCATTCACGGTGCAGAAGCTATTCAAAAAAGCTATCCGAATTTTTTTGAAGATTTTAAACGATTAGGGGGAAACGTCCATGTCATCATGGGGTGA
- the prmA gene encoding 50S ribosomal protein L11 methyltransferase, which produces MDWTDLTVTVLQKDSETAEAIAQMVVPYGIYIEDYSDLEEGTWEITHVDVIGEELLKKDRSKTIIHIYLEPDQNPAEATAFLQERLKASGIKSEIGSSNCRMEDWINNWRKYFHPIPVGKKLLIRPDWEEVKDPGGRTVLHLEPGLAFGTGTHETTRLCLELLETYLKPGDEVLDVGCGSGILGVAALLLGAKKAVGVDIDPLAVETAVSNAKRNGVADSFVGISGDLTEKVTGTYQIVVANIVADVILRLTKDVERFFCEDTVYLMSGIIDEREQDVLDGLKDRFEILERREERGWVALAARRKKNL; this is translated from the coding sequence ATGGATTGGACAGACCTGACCGTTACGGTTTTACAGAAAGACAGTGAAACAGCCGAAGCAATCGCACAAATGGTAGTTCCCTATGGAATTTATATTGAAGATTATTCCGATTTGGAAGAAGGCACATGGGAAATTACGCATGTCGATGTGATTGGTGAAGAACTTTTAAAAAAAGATCGGTCAAAAACGATTATCCATATTTATTTGGAACCGGATCAGAATCCGGCAGAAGCCACTGCTTTTTTGCAGGAAAGGCTGAAAGCATCTGGAATTAAAAGCGAGATCGGTTCTTCAAACTGCAGGATGGAAGACTGGATTAATAACTGGAGAAAATATTTTCATCCCATCCCAGTAGGAAAAAAACTTTTGATTCGTCCGGATTGGGAAGAAGTGAAGGACCCAGGAGGACGTACGGTGCTGCACTTAGAGCCAGGGCTTGCTTTTGGAACCGGTACGCATGAGACGACCAGACTGTGCCTGGAGCTTTTAGAGACCTATTTGAAGCCGGGGGACGAGGTCCTTGATGTTGGATGCGGAAGTGGGATCTTGGGAGTGGCAGCGCTCCTTTTGGGCGCAAAAAAAGCGGTCGGGGTTGATATTGACCCGTTGGCGGTTGAGACGGCCGTGAGCAATGCAAAACGCAACGGAGTAGCGGATTCCTTTGTGGGAATTTCCGGCGATTTAACGGAGAAAGTAACCGGAACCTATCAGATCGTAGTTGCAAACATTGTGGCGGATGTGATTTTGCGGCTTACAAAAGATGTGGAGCGGTTTTTCTGTGAGGATACGGTTTATCTGATGAGTGGGATCATTGATGAGCGTGAACAGGATGTTTTGGACGGTCTTAAAGACCGGTTTGAAATTTTGGAGCGTCGGGAAGAACGTGGCTGGGTCGCTTTGGCAGCCAGAAGAAAAAAGAATCTTTAA
- the aroB gene encoding 3-dehydroquinate synthase, which yields MILQIQVGHPYEIQIEPGCIKGLGKRAAQLFPKAARCCVIGDSHTLPLYGKTAEESLKTAGFSVSTVSFEAGEARKTLTTISSFYDAFCEAHLTRTDFVVALGGGVTGDMAGFAAASFLRGIPFIQVPTSLLSQIDSSVGGKTGVDLPQGKNMVGAFHQPSFVLIDPNTLKTLPDQFFSDGMGEAIKYGCIKSRVLFDFLKENHIDSLRQSSEKLCDLIRQCIEIKRAVVERDEFDTGERMMLNFGHTFGHALERLQSYGGLTHGAAVGIGCVIAAKIGEGLGVTPTGTHTEIAELLQKYALPTSFTESIDDLIAATGNDKKSTADSINLVLLHQIGDAFLRKTPRSELPKLCEVLR from the coding sequence ATGATTTTACAGATACAGGTTGGACATCCTTATGAAATTCAAATCGAGCCGGGGTGTATCAAGGGACTTGGCAAACGCGCTGCCCAACTTTTCCCGAAAGCTGCTCGCTGCTGTGTTATCGGAGACAGCCATACATTGCCCCTCTATGGAAAAACAGCAGAAGAAAGCTTAAAAACAGCCGGGTTTTCTGTTTCTACCGTTTCTTTTGAAGCCGGAGAAGCACGAAAAACGCTCACAACAATTTCATCTTTTTACGATGCTTTTTGTGAAGCACATTTGACCCGTACCGACTTTGTCGTCGCATTGGGAGGCGGAGTCACCGGAGATATGGCCGGATTTGCGGCTGCCAGCTTTTTAAGGGGAATCCCGTTTATTCAGGTTCCCACCAGTTTGCTTTCACAGATTGATTCCTCTGTCGGTGGAAAGACAGGCGTTGATCTTCCGCAGGGCAAAAATATGGTTGGTGCATTTCATCAGCCCTCCTTTGTTCTGATTGATCCTAATACATTAAAAACGCTTCCTGATCAATTTTTTTCGGATGGCATGGGAGAAGCTATTAAATATGGATGTATCAAGAGCCGCGTCTTGTTTGACTTTTTAAAAGAAAATCATATCGATTCTCTGCGGCAAAGTTCCGAAAAGCTCTGCGATCTGATTCGTCAGTGCATCGAAATTAAACGTGCCGTTGTGGAACGGGATGAGTTCGACACCGGTGAACGAATGATGCTCAACTTTGGACATACCTTTGGCCACGCACTGGAACGGCTGCAAAGCTACGGTGGTCTTACTCATGGTGCCGCTGTTGGAATCGGCTGTGTGATCGCCGCTAAGATTGGAGAAGGACTGGGCGTTACTCCTACCGGAACCCATACTGAAATTGCAGAATTGCTGCAGAAGTACGCACTTCCCACTTCTTTTACAGAATCCATTGACGACTTGATTGCTGCCACCGGAAACGATAAAAAAAGTACTGCAGACAGTATCAATCTCGTTCTTCTGCATCAAATCGGCGATGCTTTTCTTCGCAAAACTCCGCGCTCAGAATTGCCAAAGCTGTGCGAGGTGTTAAGATGA
- the aroC gene encoding chorismate synthase has product MSSWGERVKLTIFGESHGPMIGMVLEGLPAGEMIDLEAVKKQMARRAPGNDPTATARKESDTPIIVSGICNQITTGAPLCAVIENSNQHSGDYESLKNIPRPGHADYAAFLRYHGFSDLRGGGHFSGRLTAPLVLAGAICRQILERRGIVIGAHAYAVHNVFDTPFDSVNIDAKTLSALNTAFFSVIDSKAQEKMRQKIEAARLQADSVGGIVECACVGIPGGYAEEGMFGGVESVLSSILFGIPACKGVEFGDGFKVSSLLGSENNDSYFYDETGSIKTHTNHVGGILGGITTGMPLIFRCAFKPTPSIAKEQNSVDLSTHRNVKLQIKGRHDPCIVPRAIPVVEAAAALAIMNLWRD; this is encoded by the coding sequence ATGTCATCATGGGGTGAACGTGTAAAACTAACAATCTTTGGAGAAAGTCATGGTCCTATGATTGGTATGGTGTTAGAGGGCCTTCCCGCGGGAGAAATGATTGATTTAGAGGCAGTAAAAAAGCAGATGGCGCGCAGAGCTCCCGGGAATGACCCAACTGCTACTGCCCGCAAAGAGAGCGATACACCGATCATCGTTTCCGGCATTTGCAATCAAATCACAACCGGAGCACCTCTCTGTGCCGTCATCGAAAACAGCAATCAACATTCTGGAGATTATGAATCTCTTAAAAATATTCCGCGCCCCGGTCATGCCGATTATGCTGCTTTTCTCCGATATCACGGCTTTTCCGATTTGAGAGGCGGCGGCCACTTTTCCGGCAGACTGACTGCGCCTCTCGTCCTTGCCGGCGCCATCTGCCGTCAAATCTTAGAACGACGCGGCATTGTAATCGGTGCACATGCCTACGCAGTTCATAATGTTTTTGACACGCCTTTCGACAGCGTCAATATTGATGCCAAAACACTTTCCGCACTGAATACCGCTTTCTTTTCCGTTATTGATTCAAAAGCACAGGAAAAAATGCGGCAGAAAATTGAGGCTGCACGTCTGCAAGCGGACAGCGTCGGTGGAATCGTCGAATGCGCCTGTGTGGGAATTCCCGGTGGCTATGCAGAGGAAGGCATGTTTGGCGGTGTAGAGAGTGTTCTTTCTTCCATTTTATTTGGAATTCCCGCCTGCAAGGGTGTAGAATTTGGCGATGGATTCAAAGTCTCTTCCCTTTTAGGCAGCGAAAATAACGATTCGTATTTTTACGATGAAACAGGTTCCATCAAAACGCATACCAATCACGTCGGAGGAATTCTAGGTGGAATTACAACCGGAATGCCATTGATTTTCCGCTGTGCTTTTAAGCCGACTCCCTCCATTGCAAAAGAGCAAAATAGCGTTGATCTATCGACACACCGCAACGTAAAGCTTCAAATCAAAGGGCGTCACGATCCCTGCATCGTACCGCGGGCGATCCCTGTGGTAGAAGCCGCTGCGGCTCTTGCAATCATGAATCTCTGGAGGGACTAA
- a CDS encoding bifunctional chorismate mutase/prephenate dehydratase — protein MELSDIRKEIDQIDAQLLPLLTARMECAKKVAVYKKEHQIPVLNSKREEEILDRVEKEAGEYGGTARVIFSAIMSQSRALQHQMLSAGKPLRQLLQNAREAPKKSNRIACLGSPGSYSHLELLTLYPKAQPVFCPNFSSIFSTLEKEDADLALVPIENSSAGSVLEVYDLLLKYRYYIIAAGKLCVNNVLASKSGSLDGVTSLYSHPQPLMQCSTFVESCGLSVKKCRSTTEAAAMAAKDPNSAALCGKKAAEENQLKIVPLKVQNCSANHTRFLVLSRELCLSKKADKISVCFNLPHRTGSLNGVLSRFAAAEMNLTKIESRPIIGKEFEYDFYLDFSGNIHDPVVLELLCSLWDELPRFSFLGNYPEN, from the coding sequence ATGGAACTATCTGATATCAGGAAAGAAATCGATCAAATCGACGCACAGCTTTTGCCACTTTTAACAGCACGAATGGAATGTGCAAAAAAAGTTGCCGTCTATAAAAAAGAGCACCAAATTCCCGTACTCAATAGCAAGCGGGAAGAAGAAATTCTTGACCGCGTGGAAAAGGAAGCCGGAGAATACGGCGGTACTGCCCGTGTGATCTTTTCAGCAATCATGAGTCAAAGCCGCGCGCTGCAACACCAAATGCTAAGTGCCGGAAAACCACTGCGGCAGCTCTTGCAAAACGCCCGGGAAGCACCTAAGAAAAGTAATCGAATTGCCTGCCTCGGCAGCCCTGGAAGTTATAGCCATTTGGAACTATTAACCCTTTATCCAAAAGCACAGCCGGTTTTCTGTCCGAATTTTTCGTCTATCTTTTCCACGCTCGAAAAGGAAGACGCGGACCTCGCTCTGGTCCCGATCGAAAATTCTTCTGCCGGAAGTGTTCTGGAAGTATATGATCTACTCTTAAAATACCGATACTATATCATTGCTGCCGGAAAATTATGCGTCAATAATGTTTTGGCAAGTAAATCCGGATCACTTGACGGGGTAACGTCACTTTACAGCCACCCACAACCTTTGATGCAGTGCAGCACTTTTGTAGAATCCTGTGGTCTTTCAGTCAAAAAGTGCAGAAGCACAACAGAAGCTGCCGCTATGGCTGCAAAAGATCCAAATTCGGCTGCGCTCTGCGGAAAAAAAGCTGCCGAAGAGAATCAGCTCAAAATTGTTCCGCTGAAGGTACAGAACTGCAGTGCGAACCATACCCGATTTTTGGTATTGAGCCGTGAGCTTTGTCTTTCTAAAAAAGCTGATAAGATCAGTGTCTGCTTTAATCTACCCCACCGTACCGGCAGCTTAAACGGTGTTCTCTCCCGTTTTGCTGCAGCAGAAATGAATCTGACAAAGATTGAATCCCGCCCGATTATTGGAAAAGAATTCGAGTATGATTTTTATTTGGATTTTTCCGGAAATATCCACGATCCTGTTGTGTTGGAACTTTTGTGTTCTCTTTGGGATGAACTGCCGCGCTTCTCATTTTTGGGGAATTATCCGGAAAATTAA